Proteins encoded together in one Rhizobacter sp. J219 window:
- a CDS encoding dienelactone hydrolase family protein: MSFPSLDAPGRQAVVLKAYWHPVAAPKAPAIVLLHGCGGMYGRNGRPSERMRDYAQWLNGEGWHVLVVDSLTPRGERELCTQRNGERAITQTNRRLDAQAALQWLASRPEVDAKRLGLLGWSNGGSTVLAATNRKHRAVAAAAVQPSFAVAFYPGCESELRRGYEPVAPLLILVGEADDWTPAAPCHRLAAGASQIEIEGYAGAYHGFDSDAPLRLRREVPNGVNPGQGVHVGGDAQAWAASRARLQKFLKAR; this comes from the coding sequence GTGTCCTTCCCCAGCCTGGATGCGCCGGGCAGACAGGCCGTCGTGCTCAAGGCCTACTGGCACCCGGTGGCCGCGCCGAAGGCGCCGGCGATCGTGCTGCTGCACGGTTGCGGCGGCATGTACGGCCGCAATGGCCGCCCGAGTGAACGCATGCGCGACTACGCGCAATGGCTCAATGGTGAAGGCTGGCACGTGCTGGTGGTGGACTCGCTCACGCCGCGCGGCGAACGCGAGCTGTGCACCCAGCGCAATGGGGAGCGCGCGATCACGCAGACGAACCGGCGCCTCGATGCCCAAGCGGCCCTGCAATGGCTGGCCAGCCGGCCCGAGGTCGACGCAAAGCGCCTGGGTCTGCTCGGCTGGTCCAACGGCGGCAGCACTGTGCTGGCGGCGACGAACAGGAAGCACCGCGCGGTGGCCGCAGCAGCGGTGCAGCCGAGTTTTGCCGTGGCCTTCTACCCGGGTTGCGAAAGCGAACTCAGGCGCGGCTATGAACCGGTGGCGCCGCTCCTGATCCTGGTGGGCGAAGCCGACGACTGGACACCTGCCGCACCCTGCCATCGCCTGGCAGCGGGTGCTTCGCAGATCGAGATCGAGGGCTATGCGGGCGCCTACCATGGCTTCGACTCCGACGCGCCACTGCGCCTGCGCCGCGAGGTGCCCAACGGCGTCAACCCCGGGCAGGGTGTTCACGTGGGCGGCGACGCACAGGCGTGGGCCGCGTCGCGCGCGCGGCTGCAGAAATTCCTGAAGGCACGCTGA
- the coaBC gene encoding bifunctional phosphopantothenoylcysteine decarboxylase/phosphopantothenate--cysteine ligase CoaBC, with the protein MSTPLDLQGRHIVLGLSGGIACYKSAELARGLIKAGATVQVAMSEAAEQFITAVTLQALTNRHVYTSQWDTREPNAMAHINLTRNADAVLIAPASADLMAKLVHGRADELLSLMCLARPIERCPLLLAPAMNREMWAHPATQRNVAQLKADGATILGPGNGDQACGEIGDGRMLEADELVDELIAFFVPKVLRGQRLLITAGPTFEPIDPVRGITNLSSGKMGFAIARAAQEAGAEVTLVAGPVHLPTPRGVRRIDVQTAQQMYDAVVPQAPQHSVFVATAAVADWRPATLSDQKIKKNGNKVAPTFELTENPDILAAVAKLPKRPYCVGFAAESHDLLKHAREKLERKNVPLVVGNLGPATFGRDDNQLILVDAQGQRELPRADKLSLARALVNEIAQRLHSKSA; encoded by the coding sequence ATGAGCACACCCCTCGATTTGCAAGGCCGCCACATCGTTCTGGGTCTGAGCGGCGGCATCGCCTGCTACAAGAGCGCCGAGTTGGCGCGTGGCCTCATCAAGGCCGGCGCGACCGTGCAGGTCGCGATGAGCGAAGCCGCCGAGCAGTTCATCACCGCCGTCACCCTGCAGGCACTGACCAACCGCCACGTCTACACCAGCCAGTGGGACACCCGCGAGCCCAACGCGATGGCGCACATCAACCTCACGCGCAACGCCGATGCGGTGCTGATCGCCCCGGCCAGCGCCGACTTGATGGCCAAGCTCGTGCACGGCCGCGCCGACGAGCTGTTGAGCCTCATGTGCCTGGCCCGGCCCATCGAGCGTTGCCCCTTGCTGCTCGCGCCTGCGATGAACCGCGAGATGTGGGCCCACCCGGCCACGCAGCGCAACGTGGCGCAGCTGAAAGCCGATGGCGCCACCATCCTTGGCCCCGGCAACGGTGACCAGGCTTGCGGTGAGATCGGCGATGGGCGCATGCTCGAAGCCGATGAACTCGTCGACGAGCTGATCGCGTTCTTCGTGCCCAAGGTGCTGCGCGGCCAGCGCCTGCTGATCACCGCCGGTCCGACCTTCGAGCCGATCGACCCGGTGCGTGGCATCACCAATCTGTCGAGCGGCAAGATGGGTTTCGCCATCGCCCGTGCCGCGCAAGAGGCCGGCGCCGAGGTCACGCTGGTGGCCGGCCCGGTGCACCTGCCCACGCCGCGCGGCGTGCGGCGCATCGACGTGCAGACCGCGCAGCAGATGTACGACGCGGTGGTGCCGCAGGCGCCGCAGCACTCGGTGTTCGTGGCCACGGCCGCGGTGGCCGATTGGCGGCCTGCCACGCTGTCCGATCAGAAGATTAAGAAGAACGGCAACAAGGTCGCACCGACCTTCGAGTTGACCGAGAACCCCGACATCCTCGCGGCCGTGGCTAAGCTCCCGAAGCGTCCTTACTGCGTGGGCTTCGCGGCCGAAAGCCACGACCTGCTGAAACACGCCCGCGAGAAGCTCGAGCGCAAGAACGTGCCGCTGGTGGTGGGCAACCTCGGCCCCGCCACCTTCGGCCGCGACGACAACCAGCTCATCCTCGTCGACGCGCAAGGGCAACGCGAGCTGCCGCGCGCCGACAAGCTTTCTCTCGCCCGTGCGCTGGTCAACGAGATCGCCCAGCGCCTTCACTCCAAATCCGCATGA
- the dut gene encoding dUTP diphosphatase → MTTIDLKVLDARMAEQLPAYATAGSAGLDLRACLDAPMVLEPGQTQLIPTGLAIHVADPGLAAIILPRSGLGHKHGIVLGNLVGLIDSDYQGQLMVSCWNRGHATFTIQPMERIAQLVIVPVVQAKFNVVDEFGASDRGAGGFGSTGKH, encoded by the coding sequence ATGACCACCATCGATCTGAAAGTGCTCGACGCCCGCATGGCCGAGCAACTGCCTGCCTACGCCACTGCCGGCAGTGCCGGCCTAGATTTGCGCGCCTGTCTCGACGCACCGATGGTGCTGGAGCCGGGCCAGACCCAGCTGATCCCGACGGGGCTTGCGATCCACGTGGCCGACCCGGGCCTCGCGGCCATCATCCTTCCGCGCTCCGGCCTTGGCCACAAGCACGGCATCGTGCTGGGCAACCTGGTGGGCCTGATCGATTCCGACTACCAGGGCCAGCTGATGGTGAGCTGCTGGAACCGCGGACATGCCACGTTCACCATCCAGCCGATGGAGCGCATCGCGCAGCTCGTGATCGTGCCGGTGGTGCAGGCGAAGTTCAACGTCGTTGACGAGTTCGGCGCGTCGGATCGTGGGGCCGGTGGCTTCGGGTCCACCGGCAAGCACTGA
- a CDS encoding JmjC domain-containing protein produces MTITEPMTLLGGLSPAQFMRRHWQKRPLLIRQAVPGEGSFLDRAELFELAGREGVESRVVAHQGKTWTLRHGPFARRALPPVSRPAWTLLVQGLDTHLDAAHELLARFRFVPDARLDDLMVSWASDGGGVGPHVDSYDVFLLQLHGKRRWRIAPPGDATLVDGVPLKILKHFKPQRDWVLEPGDMLYLPPGWGHDGVAVGECMTASIGFRAAGRAELRDEVLQRMLDGSERPDPDPLYRDPRQPATSQPALIPDALREFAAREVARWLAEPQALACALGEVLSEPKPAVWFDAGEPLAAGQGVRLDRRTRMLYDERHVYINGEAFRATGRDATLMRRLADQRMLPAARLAALSDDARELLDQWAQAGWLHLLSD; encoded by the coding sequence ATGACCATCACCGAACCGATGACGCTGCTGGGCGGTTTGTCGCCCGCGCAATTCATGCGCCGCCACTGGCAAAAGCGGCCTTTGCTGATCCGCCAGGCGGTGCCGGGCGAGGGCTCATTCCTGGATCGTGCCGAGCTGTTCGAGTTGGCGGGGCGAGAGGGTGTCGAGTCGCGTGTGGTCGCGCACCAGGGCAAGACATGGACACTGCGGCACGGCCCGTTTGCACGGCGCGCGTTGCCGCCGGTGTCGCGGCCAGCCTGGACGCTGCTCGTGCAAGGCCTGGACACGCACCTCGACGCCGCGCATGAGTTGCTCGCGCGCTTTCGCTTCGTGCCCGATGCGCGGCTCGACGACCTGATGGTGTCGTGGGCCAGCGATGGTGGCGGTGTCGGGCCGCATGTCGATTCCTACGACGTGTTCCTGCTGCAGCTTCACGGCAAGCGCCGCTGGCGCATCGCGCCCCCCGGCGACGCCACCCTGGTGGATGGGGTGCCGCTCAAGATCCTCAAGCACTTCAAGCCGCAGCGGGACTGGGTGCTCGAGCCGGGTGACATGCTGTACCTGCCCCCTGGCTGGGGCCATGATGGCGTGGCGGTCGGCGAATGCATGACGGCTTCGATCGGCTTTCGCGCGGCGGGCCGCGCGGAGCTGCGCGACGAGGTGCTGCAACGAATGCTCGACGGCAGCGAGCGGCCCGACCCCGATCCGCTGTACCGCGACCCGCGCCAGCCGGCGACCTCGCAGCCGGCGCTGATCCCCGATGCGTTGCGCGAATTCGCTGCACGCGAAGTGGCACGCTGGCTGGCCGAGCCGCAGGCGCTGGCCTGCGCGCTGGGTGAAGTGTTGAGCGAGCCCAAACCCGCCGTGTGGTTCGATGCCGGAGAGCCTCTGGCGGCGGGGCAGGGTGTACGCCTCGACCGCCGCACCCGCATGCTGTATGACGAGCGTCATGTCTACATCAACGGCGAAGCGTTTCGAGCCACGGGCCGTGATGCGACGCTGATGCGCCGCCTTGCCGATCAGCGCATGCTGCCCGCTGCGCGGCTTGCGGCCTTGAGCGATGACGCCCGAGAATTGCTGGACCAGTGGGCGCAAGCCGGTTGGCTGCACTTGCTCTCAGACTGA
- a CDS encoding MBL fold metallo-hydrolase — protein MRFCSLGSGSSGNATLIEASAGITTTRLLVDCGFSLRELERRLGMRGLAADDIDAVFVTHEHGDHVGCALHLARKHHVPVWTSRGTWRAIGEPELADGLLHFARDLVPVQLGDLELTPYTVPHDAHEPLQLRASDGAVCLGVLTDAGCATPHLLAQLQRCDALLLECNHDRSLLANSAYPASLKARIGGRLGHLANDTSADILASCMHGGLKHLVAAHLSERNNRPDLAQAALAAVFGGVPADIVVADPAEGFDWLTL, from the coding sequence ATGCGCTTCTGCAGCCTCGGCAGCGGCAGCTCCGGCAATGCAACGCTGATCGAGGCCAGCGCCGGCATCACCACCACGCGCTTGCTGGTCGACTGCGGTTTCTCCTTGCGCGAGCTGGAGCGGCGGCTCGGCATGCGCGGCCTCGCCGCCGATGACATCGACGCCGTCTTCGTGACCCACGAACACGGCGACCACGTCGGCTGCGCCCTTCACCTCGCCCGCAAACACCACGTGCCGGTGTGGACCAGCCGCGGCACCTGGCGCGCGATCGGCGAACCTGAACTCGCCGACGGCCTGCTGCACTTTGCCCGCGACCTGGTTCCCGTTCAACTGGGCGACCTGGAACTGACGCCTTACACCGTGCCGCACGATGCGCACGAACCCCTGCAGCTGCGCGCGAGCGATGGCGCTGTGTGTCTGGGCGTGCTGACCGACGCGGGCTGCGCCACACCCCATCTGCTGGCCCAGCTGCAACGCTGCGATGCCCTGCTGCTGGAGTGCAACCACGACCGCAGCCTGCTTGCCAACTCGGCCTATCCGGCGTCGCTCAAGGCCCGCATCGGCGGGCGGCTGGGACACCTGGCCAACGACACCTCGGCGGATATCCTCGCCAGCTGCATGCACGGCGGGCTCAAGCACCTGGTGGCCGCGCACCTGAGCGAGCGCAACAACCGGCCGGACTTGGCGCAAGCCGCCTTGGCGGCGGTGTTCGGCGGGGTCCCCGCCGATATTGTCGTGGCCGACCCGGCAGAGGGATTCGACTGGCTCACGCTGTGA
- the bamC gene encoding outer membrane protein assembly factor BamC, with product MFNVIRVPLSSLATATALLCTLTACSSLDNLASGDKIDYRTAKTKATPLEVPPDLTQLAVDPRYAPTAGVISAAQLQAPGVAASAPVTNQVAPTALGDVRLERQGNLRFLSTNIPTDQLWPLLQEFWKERGLALTVDQPDVGVMETVWSENRAKLSDDFIRRSIGKVFDSLYDTGERDKYRTRVERSERGTDIYISHRGMEEVYASQLKDQTTWKPRPSDPTLEGEMLSRLLIKLGAKGEAAKAAVAQAAATTSATGANARARALAGRPAATLQLDESFDRAWRRVGLALDRSGFTVEDRDRAQGLYFVRYVDPAQAGKEEPGFFAKLFTDAKLSGPTRYRVNVKAEGDVSTVSVYDAKGQPENGDAGQRIVKLLVDDLK from the coding sequence ATGTTCAACGTGATTCGTGTTCCCCTCAGTTCCCTGGCCACGGCCACGGCCTTGCTGTGCACCCTGACCGCCTGTTCCTCGCTCGACAACCTGGCCTCCGGTGACAAGATCGACTACCGCACGGCCAAGACCAAGGCGACGCCGCTCGAAGTGCCCCCCGACCTGACGCAACTCGCCGTCGACCCCCGCTACGCGCCGACCGCAGGTGTCATCAGCGCCGCCCAGCTGCAGGCGCCAGGGGTTGCGGCGTCTGCACCGGTCACCAACCAGGTGGCGCCCACGGCGCTGGGCGACGTGCGCCTGGAGCGCCAGGGCAACCTGCGTTTCCTGAGCACCAACATCCCGACCGACCAGCTGTGGCCCCTGCTGCAGGAGTTCTGGAAAGAGCGCGGCCTCGCGCTCACCGTCGACCAGCCAGACGTCGGCGTGATGGAGACGGTGTGGTCCGAGAACCGCGCCAAGCTGTCCGACGACTTCATCCGCCGCTCGATCGGCAAGGTGTTCGACTCGCTCTACGACACCGGCGAGCGCGACAAGTACCGCACCCGTGTCGAACGCAGCGAGCGTGGCACCGACATCTACATCTCGCACCGCGGGATGGAAGAGGTCTATGCCAGCCAGCTGAAAGACCAAACCACCTGGAAGCCGCGCCCCAGCGACCCGACGCTCGAAGGCGAGATGCTTTCGCGCCTGTTGATCAAGCTGGGTGCCAAGGGTGAGGCAGCCAAGGCGGCAGTCGCTCAAGCCGCTGCCACCACCTCGGCGACCGGCGCGAACGCCCGCGCCCGCGCGCTTGCCGGGCGCCCCGCCGCGACCCTGCAGCTCGACGAAAGCTTCGACCGCGCCTGGCGCCGTGTCGGCCTGGCACTCGACCGCAGCGGCTTCACGGTGGAAGACCGGGACCGCGCCCAGGGCCTGTACTTCGTGCGCTACGTTGACCCAGCCCAGGCCGGCAAGGAAGAGCCCGGCTTCTTCGCCAAGCTTTTCACCGACGCCAAGCTGAGCGGCCCCACGCGTTACCGCGTCAACGTGAAGGCCGAAGGCGACGTGAGCACCGTGTCGGTGTATGACGCCAAGGGCCAACCGGAAAACGGCGATGCCGGCCAACGCATCGTCAAGCTGCTGGTCGACGACCTGAAGTAG
- the dapA gene encoding 4-hydroxy-tetrahydrodipicolinate synthase, with product MKPIVGSIVALVTPMHEDGSVDYDGLRSLIDWHIAEGTDCIGVVGTTGESPTVSVEEHCEIIRVAVQHAKGRVPIMAGTGGNSTREAIELSRFAKEVGADCTLSVVPYYNKPSQDGIYAHFKAIAEAVDVPMVLYNVPGRTVADMLPETTLKLAQVPGVIGIKEATGNIERACQLIKQAPKGFSIYSGDDPTAIALMLLGGHGNVSVTANVAPRAMHELCKAALAGQVREATAIHLKLLGLHKNLFVESSPTPTKWALSRLGRCGPTVRLPILPLSPAGQSAVEQALREAGLL from the coding sequence ATGAAACCCATCGTTGGCAGCATCGTGGCGCTCGTCACGCCCATGCACGAAGACGGCAGCGTCGACTACGACGGCCTGCGCAGCCTGATCGACTGGCACATCGCCGAAGGCACCGACTGCATCGGCGTGGTCGGCACCACCGGCGAGTCACCGACGGTGTCGGTCGAAGAGCACTGCGAAATCATCCGCGTGGCCGTGCAGCATGCCAAAGGCCGTGTGCCCATCATGGCCGGCACCGGCGGCAACTCCACCCGCGAGGCGATCGAACTGTCGCGCTTTGCCAAAGAGGTGGGCGCCGATTGCACGCTGTCGGTCGTGCCCTACTACAACAAGCCTTCGCAGGACGGCATCTACGCGCACTTCAAGGCCATCGCCGAAGCGGTCGACGTGCCGATGGTGCTGTACAACGTGCCCGGCCGCACGGTGGCCGACATGCTGCCCGAGACCACGCTCAAGCTGGCGCAGGTGCCGGGCGTCATCGGCATCAAAGAGGCCACCGGCAACATCGAGCGCGCCTGCCAGCTGATCAAGCAGGCCCCCAAGGGCTTCTCGATCTATTCCGGCGACGACCCGACCGCCATCGCGCTGATGCTGCTCGGCGGCCACGGCAACGTGAGCGTCACCGCCAACGTGGCCCCGCGTGCCATGCACGAGCTGTGCAAGGCGGCGCTGGCCGGCCAGGTGCGCGAAGCCACCGCCATCCACCTGAAGCTACTGGGCCTGCACAAGAACCTGTTTGTTGAATCGAGCCCGACGCCCACCAAGTGGGCCTTGTCGCGACTGGGCCGGTGCGGGCCCACGGTGCGCCTTCCGATCCTGCCTTTGAGCCCCGCCGGCCAGTCCGCCGTGGAACAAGCACTGCGCGAAGCGGGTCTGTTGTGA
- a CDS encoding bifunctional 2-polyprenyl-6-hydroxyphenol methylase/3-demethylubiquinol 3-O-methyltransferase UbiG translates to MTSVASSWVQRWSHLVPPDATVLDVACGSGRHVRWFAARGARVTGVDRDATAAEPLRDLAEIVVADIEHGAWPFAGRRFDAVVVTHYLWRALLPVLVGSVADGGVLIYETFADGNQTIGKPSNPDFLLRPGELLQAVSGLRVIAYEDGFVDNPERFVQRITAMRLGDGSPLHPRLRLSPGAGAADG, encoded by the coding sequence ATGACGTCGGTGGCCTCATCGTGGGTGCAGCGCTGGTCGCACCTGGTGCCCCCAGACGCGACGGTGCTCGACGTGGCCTGTGGATCGGGGCGGCATGTGCGCTGGTTCGCCGCACGGGGCGCTCGCGTGACCGGGGTGGACCGGGATGCCACAGCCGCCGAGCCCCTGCGCGACCTGGCGGAGATCGTCGTCGCCGACATCGAACACGGCGCATGGCCCTTTGCCGGCCGGCGCTTCGATGCCGTGGTCGTCACCCACTACCTGTGGCGAGCACTGCTGCCCGTGCTCGTCGGCAGCGTCGCCGACGGTGGCGTTCTGATCTACGAGACATTCGCCGACGGCAACCAGACCATCGGCAAGCCCTCGAACCCCGATTTCCTGCTGCGCCCCGGTGAGCTGCTGCAGGCCGTGTCCGGCCTGCGCGTGATTGCCTATGAAGATGGTTTTGTCGATAACCCCGAGCGATTCGTGCAGCGCATCACGGCGATGCGCCTCGGTGACGGGAGTCCTCTCCATCCACGGCTCCGGCTGAGCCCGGGAGCGGGAGCGGCCGACGGCTAA
- a CDS encoding SDR family oxidoreductase — translation MNVIVITGASEGIGAEMARQWAQRGGAQQALVLAARNIDKLNEVAAQCRQHGAQVLVQRCDVGVQADCEALVTATINTFGRLDTLVNNAGMSAQALFGEVRDLAWYETLMRINHWGSVWCTHAALPHLKAAKGRIVAVSSLAGLVGVPGRTAYCSTKFAMTGFFEALRTELVAAGVSVTLAYPGVVATEIRYRGFNAAGEAAGKSGLDERGAMTVETCARLIIDGAESRKREVVMTAKGKLGRWLKLLVPGMVDSLALKALNQHARPQ, via the coding sequence ATGAACGTGATCGTGATCACGGGTGCCTCCGAGGGCATCGGCGCAGAAATGGCGCGCCAGTGGGCGCAACGCGGCGGCGCGCAGCAAGCGCTGGTGCTCGCGGCTCGCAACATCGACAAGCTCAACGAGGTGGCGGCGCAATGCCGGCAGCACGGCGCGCAGGTTTTGGTGCAGCGCTGCGACGTGGGCGTGCAGGCCGACTGCGAAGCCCTCGTCACCGCGACGATCAACACCTTCGGCCGGCTCGACACCCTGGTCAATAACGCCGGCATGTCAGCGCAGGCGCTCTTCGGCGAGGTCCGCGACCTCGCGTGGTACGAGACGCTGATGCGCATCAACCACTGGGGCAGCGTGTGGTGCACACACGCGGCGCTGCCGCACCTCAAGGCGGCGAAGGGGCGCATCGTGGCCGTGTCCAGCCTGGCCGGGCTGGTTGGCGTGCCGGGGCGTACGGCGTATTGCTCGACCAAGTTTGCGATGACCGGCTTCTTCGAAGCGCTGCGCACCGAGCTGGTGGCGGCCGGCGTCAGCGTGACACTCGCCTACCCGGGTGTCGTGGCCACCGAGATCCGATACCGCGGCTTCAATGCCGCCGGCGAGGCAGCGGGCAAGAGCGGGCTCGACGAGCGCGGCGCGATGACGGTCGAGACCTGCGCGCGCCTCATCATCGACGGCGCCGAGTCGCGCAAGCGTGAAGTCGTGATGACGGCCAAAGGCAAGCTCGGGCGCTGGCTCAAGCTGCTGGTGCCGGGCATGGTGGATTCGCTCGCGCTCAAGGCCTTGAACCAGCACGCTCGCCCGCAATGA